Proteins from a genomic interval of Drosophila melanogaster chromosome 2R:
- the emp gene encoding epithelial membrane protein, isoform B → MQLDDILHINNCKADCSSLSTTPNPKTDLVNMNGPKHKFCTKLSSTYLRKWWITIVVAAALIIGGIVVACEFTVLIDAVVDRMVALRPGAKTFGWWAKPPVEPRISLYIYNVTNADDFLSNGSKAIVDEVGPYVYSETWEKVNIVENDNGTLSYNLRKIYSFREDLSVGPEDDVVIVPNIPMLSATSQSKHAARFLRLAMASIMDILKIKPFVQVSVGQLLWGYEDPLLKLAKDVVPKEQKLPYEEFGLLYGKNGTSSDRVTVNTGVDDIRRYGIIDNFNGRTHLPHWTTDACNTLAGTDGSIFPPHIDHDRILHVYDKDLCRLLPLVFEKEVMTSNEVPGYRFTPPEWVFADVDSHPDNMCFCPAGKPSCSPNGLFNVSLCQYDSPIMLSFPHFYLADESLRTQVEGISPPMKEKHQFFFDVQPKMGTTLRVRARIQINLAVSQVFDIKQVANFPDIIFPILWFEEGIDNLPDEVTDLMRFAEQVPPKIRVALIVGLCALGVILLLLSTFCLIRNSHRQSTLHLEGSNYLATAQVDMNKKQNKDNQPARY, encoded by the exons ATGCAGTTGGACGACATTCTGCATA tTAACAACTGCAAGGCGGATTGCTCCTCACTCTCCACCACACCCAACCCCAAAACCGACTTGGTCAACATGAACGGGCCGAAACACAAGTTTTGCACAAAACTCTCCAGCACCTATCTGCGAAAATGGT GGATTACGATTGTCGTCGCAGCGGCGCTGATAATTGGCGGCATTGTGGTGGCCTGTGAATTTACCGTGCTGATTGATGCGGTCGTGGACCGAATGGTGGCCCTGCGTCCCGGCGCCAAGACCTTCGGATGGTGGGCCAAGCCCCCAGTGGAGCCCAGAATTAGTCTGTACATCTACAACGTAACCAATGCGGACGACTTCCTCAGCAACGGCTCCAAGGCCATTGTCGATGAGGTGGGACCCTACGTTTACAG CGAGACCTGGGAGAAGGTGAACATCGTAGAGAATGACAATGGCACGCTGAGCTACAATCTTCGCAAGATCTACTCGTTCCGCGAAGATCTGTCGGTGGGGCCCGAAGACGACGTGGTTATTGTACCCAACATTCCCATGTTGAGCGCCACCTCGCAGAGTAAGCACGCGGCCCG ATTCTTGCGTCTAGCCATGGCCAGTATCATGGACATACTGAAGATCAAGCCATTCGTTCAGGTGTCCGTGGGTCAGTTGCTTTGGGGCTACGAGGATCCTCTGCTCAAGCTAGCGAAGGATGTCGTTCCCAAGGAGCAAAAGCTGCCCTACGAGGAGTTTGGCCTGCTGTATGGCAAGAACGGCACCTCCTCCGACCGAGTAACTGTGAACACAGGTGTCGATGACATTAGGAGATACGGCATCATTGACAACTTCAACGGTCGCACCCATTTACCCCATTGGACCACCGACGCATGCAATACTTTGGCCGGAACCGATGGCTCCATCTTCCCCCCACACATTGACCACGATCGCATCCTGCATGTTTACGACAAAGATCTTTGCCGGCTCCTGCCCTTGGTGTTTGAGAAAGAAGTAATGACTTCAAACGAGGTGCCTGGATACCGGTTCACCCCACCAGAGTGGGTTTTCGCCGATGTGGACAGCCACCCGGACAACATGTGCTTCTGTCCCGCGGGCAAGCCGTCATGCTCCCCCAACGGACTTTTCAACGTGTCGTTGTGTCAATACG ACTCTCCCATCATGCTAAGCTTCCCTCATTTCTACCTGGCCGATGAAAGCCTGAGGACGCAAGTAGAAGGTATTTCGCCACCTATGAAAGAGAAGCATCAGTTTTTCTTCGACGTTCAGCCT AAAATGGGAACTACCTTGAGAGTACGCGCCCGTATCCAGATCAATTTGGCCGTTAGCCAAGTGTTTGACATCAAGCAGGTAGCCAACTTCCCGGACATCATCTTTCCCATCCTTTGGTTCGAGGAGGGCATCGACAACCTTCCCGACGAGGTCACCGACCTGATGCGCTTTGCGGAGCAAGTGCCACCTAAGATCCGCGTGGCGCTAATCGTCGGTCTATGCGCGCTTGGTGTGATCCTACTACTGCTTTCGACCTTCTGCCTGATCCGCAACTCGCACCGGCAAAGCACCCTGCACTTGGAGGGGTCCAACTATCTGGCCACCGCCCAGGTGGACATGAACAAGAAGCAGAACAAGGATAACCAACCCGCCAGATACTAG
- the emp gene encoding epithelial membrane protein, isoform E: MQLDDILHRITIVVAAALIIGGIVVACEFTVLIDAVVDRMVALRPGAKTFGWWAKPPVEPRISLYIYNVTNADDFLSNGSKAIVDEVGPYVYSETWEKVNIVENDNGTLSYNLRKIYSFREDLSVGPEDDVVIVPNIPMLSATSQSKHAARFLRLAMASIMDILKIKPFVQVSVGQLLWGYEDPLLKLAKDVVPKEQKLPYEEFGLLYGKNGTSSDRVTVNTGVDDIRRYGIIDNFNGRTHLPHWTTDACNTLAGTDGSIFPPHIDHDRILHVYDKDLCRLLPLVFEKEVMTSNEVPGYRFTPPEWVFADVDSHPDNMCFCPAGKPSCSPNGLFNVSLCQYDSPIMLSFPHFYLADESLRTQVEGISPPMKEKHQFFFDVQPKMGTTLRVRARIQINLAVSQVFDIKQVANFPDIIFPILWFEEGIDNLPDEVTDLMRFAEQVPPKIRVALIVGLCALGVILLLLSTFCLIRNSHRQSTLHLEGSNYLATAQVDMNKKQNKDNQPARY; the protein is encoded by the exons ATGCAGTTGGACGACATTCTGCATA GGATTACGATTGTCGTCGCAGCGGCGCTGATAATTGGCGGCATTGTGGTGGCCTGTGAATTTACCGTGCTGATTGATGCGGTCGTGGACCGAATGGTGGCCCTGCGTCCCGGCGCCAAGACCTTCGGATGGTGGGCCAAGCCCCCAGTGGAGCCCAGAATTAGTCTGTACATCTACAACGTAACCAATGCGGACGACTTCCTCAGCAACGGCTCCAAGGCCATTGTCGATGAGGTGGGACCCTACGTTTACAG CGAGACCTGGGAGAAGGTGAACATCGTAGAGAATGACAATGGCACGCTGAGCTACAATCTTCGCAAGATCTACTCGTTCCGCGAAGATCTGTCGGTGGGGCCCGAAGACGACGTGGTTATTGTACCCAACATTCCCATGTTGAGCGCCACCTCGCAGAGTAAGCACGCGGCCCG ATTCTTGCGTCTAGCCATGGCCAGTATCATGGACATACTGAAGATCAAGCCATTCGTTCAGGTGTCCGTGGGTCAGTTGCTTTGGGGCTACGAGGATCCTCTGCTCAAGCTAGCGAAGGATGTCGTTCCCAAGGAGCAAAAGCTGCCCTACGAGGAGTTTGGCCTGCTGTATGGCAAGAACGGCACCTCCTCCGACCGAGTAACTGTGAACACAGGTGTCGATGACATTAGGAGATACGGCATCATTGACAACTTCAACGGTCGCACCCATTTACCCCATTGGACCACCGACGCATGCAATACTTTGGCCGGAACCGATGGCTCCATCTTCCCCCCACACATTGACCACGATCGCATCCTGCATGTTTACGACAAAGATCTTTGCCGGCTCCTGCCCTTGGTGTTTGAGAAAGAAGTAATGACTTCAAACGAGGTGCCTGGATACCGGTTCACCCCACCAGAGTGGGTTTTCGCCGATGTGGACAGCCACCCGGACAACATGTGCTTCTGTCCCGCGGGCAAGCCGTCATGCTCCCCCAACGGACTTTTCAACGTGTCGTTGTGTCAATACG ACTCTCCCATCATGCTAAGCTTCCCTCATTTCTACCTGGCCGATGAAAGCCTGAGGACGCAAGTAGAAGGTATTTCGCCACCTATGAAAGAGAAGCATCAGTTTTTCTTCGACGTTCAGCCT AAAATGGGAACTACCTTGAGAGTACGCGCCCGTATCCAGATCAATTTGGCCGTTAGCCAAGTGTTTGACATCAAGCAGGTAGCCAACTTCCCGGACATCATCTTTCCCATCCTTTGGTTCGAGGAGGGCATCGACAACCTTCCCGACGAGGTCACCGACCTGATGCGCTTTGCGGAGCAAGTGCCACCTAAGATCCGCGTGGCGCTAATCGTCGGTCTATGCGCGCTTGGTGTGATCCTACTACTGCTTTCGACCTTCTGCCTGATCCGCAACTCGCACCGGCAAAGCACCCTGCACTTGGAGGGGTCCAACTATCTGGCCACCGCCCAGGTGGACATGAACAAGAAGCAGAACAAGGATAACCAACCCGCCAGATACTAG
- the emp gene encoding epithelial membrane protein, isoform C, whose amino-acid sequence MNGPKHKFCTKLSSTYLRKWWITIVVAAALIIGGIVVACEFTVLIDAVVDRMVALRPGAKTFGWWAKPPVEPRISLYIYNVTNADDFLSNGSKAIVDEVGPYVYSETWEKVNIVENDNGTLSYNLRKIYSFREDLSVGPEDDVVIVPNIPMLSATSQSKHAARFLRLAMASIMDILKIKPFVQVSVGQLLWGYEDPLLKLAKDVVPKEQKLPYEEFGLLYGKNGTSSDRVTVNTGVDDIRRYGIIDNFNGRTHLPHWTTDACNTLAGTDGSIFPPHIDHDRILHVYDKDLCRLLPLVFEKEVMTSNEVPGYRFTPPEWVFADVDSHPDNMCFCPAGKPSCSPNGLFNVSLCQYDSPIMLSFPHFYLADESLRTQVEGISPPMKEKHQFFFDVQPKMGTTLRVRARIQINLAVSQVFDIKQVANFPDIIFPILWFEEGIDNLPDEVTDLMRFAEQVPPKIRVALIVGLCALGVILLLLSTFCLIRNSHRQSTLHLEGSNYLATAQVDMNKKQNKDNQPARY is encoded by the exons ATGAACGGGCCGAAACACAAGTTTTGCACAAAACTCTCCAGCACCTATCTGCGAAAATGGT GGATTACGATTGTCGTCGCAGCGGCGCTGATAATTGGCGGCATTGTGGTGGCCTGTGAATTTACCGTGCTGATTGATGCGGTCGTGGACCGAATGGTGGCCCTGCGTCCCGGCGCCAAGACCTTCGGATGGTGGGCCAAGCCCCCAGTGGAGCCCAGAATTAGTCTGTACATCTACAACGTAACCAATGCGGACGACTTCCTCAGCAACGGCTCCAAGGCCATTGTCGATGAGGTGGGACCCTACGTTTACAG CGAGACCTGGGAGAAGGTGAACATCGTAGAGAATGACAATGGCACGCTGAGCTACAATCTTCGCAAGATCTACTCGTTCCGCGAAGATCTGTCGGTGGGGCCCGAAGACGACGTGGTTATTGTACCCAACATTCCCATGTTGAGCGCCACCTCGCAGAGTAAGCACGCGGCCCG ATTCTTGCGTCTAGCCATGGCCAGTATCATGGACATACTGAAGATCAAGCCATTCGTTCAGGTGTCCGTGGGTCAGTTGCTTTGGGGCTACGAGGATCCTCTGCTCAAGCTAGCGAAGGATGTCGTTCCCAAGGAGCAAAAGCTGCCCTACGAGGAGTTTGGCCTGCTGTATGGCAAGAACGGCACCTCCTCCGACCGAGTAACTGTGAACACAGGTGTCGATGACATTAGGAGATACGGCATCATTGACAACTTCAACGGTCGCACCCATTTACCCCATTGGACCACCGACGCATGCAATACTTTGGCCGGAACCGATGGCTCCATCTTCCCCCCACACATTGACCACGATCGCATCCTGCATGTTTACGACAAAGATCTTTGCCGGCTCCTGCCCTTGGTGTTTGAGAAAGAAGTAATGACTTCAAACGAGGTGCCTGGATACCGGTTCACCCCACCAGAGTGGGTTTTCGCCGATGTGGACAGCCACCCGGACAACATGTGCTTCTGTCCCGCGGGCAAGCCGTCATGCTCCCCCAACGGACTTTTCAACGTGTCGTTGTGTCAATACG ACTCTCCCATCATGCTAAGCTTCCCTCATTTCTACCTGGCCGATGAAAGCCTGAGGACGCAAGTAGAAGGTATTTCGCCACCTATGAAAGAGAAGCATCAGTTTTTCTTCGACGTTCAGCCT AAAATGGGAACTACCTTGAGAGTACGCGCCCGTATCCAGATCAATTTGGCCGTTAGCCAAGTGTTTGACATCAAGCAGGTAGCCAACTTCCCGGACATCATCTTTCCCATCCTTTGGTTCGAGGAGGGCATCGACAACCTTCCCGACGAGGTCACCGACCTGATGCGCTTTGCGGAGCAAGTGCCACCTAAGATCCGCGTGGCGCTAATCGTCGGTCTATGCGCGCTTGGTGTGATCCTACTACTGCTTTCGACCTTCTGCCTGATCCGCAACTCGCACCGGCAAAGCACCCTGCACTTGGAGGGGTCCAACTATCTGGCCACCGCCCAGGTGGACATGAACAAGAAGCAGAACAAGGATAACCAACCCGCCAGATACTAG
- the CG3829 gene encoding uncharacterized protein, isoform A: MSHTKDAEMSMPARQESDRTSAPSVTKSLTLNSTRSGVGTGNFGGYGMTNGAEKPSVLHMIMEALGLRNQAQNREPTSKDIGTLIMLGVMFLLFVISVTGFFVMWFTEYYNNTILENLILAENSDTANSWLNPDPKYDTLLKAHIFHYPNIDDYLAGRADKIKVVDVGPLTYQEHTVKDEVSFNKNFTVSFRDRKSYKFLPEKSSIGEHEVVRVPNVPLISAAGPVKRMKAFERLAVSTWIKQFKEPLFKNLTVSEYLWGYEDSIIKLKSLGRGRRRFGLLMSRNGTSVDSVQLNTGEDDITKFSIITQFNGMPQLDYWEGDECNRIDGSEPSMFSPHLLQDRSTVNVFLQVLCRKVPLHFEKEVTIYNDIDVLRYRTPMDVFSHPSKNPANQCYCQNTELCLPSGVINATKCYGDAPIFPSFPHFFTGDPVLYQDFEGIEPDAAVHQTYADIHPRFGFPISGASRVQINIMLDKTPILRNQGDRLKNTTILPLMWIEITSGDFSEEVLHTLYLSTFGLNAIQQTLKYGTLLISVTSFSLIVAGVYYLNSRREQQLQESKTSAELEALNGGENVIVVHHIDMPVPLPVQDGGIHQGT; this comes from the exons ATGTCACATACCAAAGATGCAGAGATGTCCATGCCCGCTCGGCAGGAATCTGATCGTACATCGGCCCCATCTGTTACTAAATCCCTCACTCTGAACTCTACTCGGAGCGGGGTGGGCACGGGAAACTTTGGGGGCTACGGCATGACGAACGGGGCCGAGAAACCTTCTGTGCTGCACATGATAATGGAAGCCTTGGGTCTACGCAATCAGGCTCAAAACCGCGAGCCAACATCCAAGGATATTGGAACTCTGATAA TGCTGGGCGTAATGTTTTTGCTCTTTGTAATCAGCGTGACCGGATTTTTCGTAATGTGGTTTACCGAATATTACAACAACACCATTCTGGAG AACCTGATCCTGGCCGAAAACTCGGATACCGCTAATAGTTGGCTTAACCCTGATCCTAAGTACGACACTTTGCTAAAGGCTCACATTTTTCACTACCCCAACATCGATGACTACTTAGCAGGGCGGGCAGATAAAATAAAGGTCGTGGATGTGGGACCTCTCACCTACCAGGAACACACTGTTAAAGATGAAGTTtcctttaacaaaaatttcacTGTTAGCTTCAGG GACCGCAAGTCTTATAAGTTTCTCCCGGAAAAGTCGTCTATTGGGGAACACGAAGTGGTCAGGGTGCCCAATGTGCCGCTTATCTCTGCCGCCGGACCAGTTAAGCGCATGAAGGCTTTCGAACGCTTAGCTGTATCCACTTGGATAAAACAATTCAAGGAGCCTCTCTTTAAGAATCTCACGGTTTCCGAATATCTCTGGGGTTATGAGGACAGCATTATCAAGTTAAAATCACTGGGCAGAGGCCGGCGACGGTTTGGTCTTCTGATGAGC CGCAACGGGACTAGCGTGGATTCGGTCCAGCTTAATACAGGCGAGGACGACATCACCAAGTTCAGCATCATTACCCAGTTTAACGGCATGCCCCAGTTGGACTACTGGGAGGGGGATGAGTGCAATCGCATCGACGGCTCCGAGCCTTCTATGTTCTCACCACATTTGCTGCAGGATCGCAGCACAGTTAATGTATTCCTCCAGGTGCTGTGCCGCAAGGTGCCGCTACACTTCGAAAAAGAGGTTACCATCTACAACGACATTGATGTTCTGCGCTACCGGACGCCAATGGACGTATTCAGCCATCCGTCCAAAAATCCTGCGAACCAGTGCTATTGTCAGAACACAGAACTGTGCTTGCCCAGCGGAGTTATCAACGCCACCAAGTGCTACGGGGATGCGCCCATTTTTCCCTCGTTCCCACATTTCTTCACGGGCGATCCGGTGCTGTACCAAGACTTTGAGGGTATTGAGCCAGACGCAGCAGTGCATCAAACCTATGCCGACATCCATCCTCGATTCGGTTTTCCAATTAGCGGCGCGTCCCGTGTCCAGATAAACATAATGCTGGACAAGACGCCGATATTGAGAA ATCAGGGCGATAGATTAAAGAACACTACCATCCTTCCACTTATGTGGATCGAGATCACGTCGGGAGACTTTTCCGAGGAGGTGCTCCACACGCTGTACTTAAGCACCTTTGGCCTGAATGCCATTCAGCAAACTCTTAAATACGGCACCCTGCTCATATCGGTGACATCGTTCAGCCTGATCGTAGCCGGCGTCTATTACCTGAACAGCAGGCGAGAGCAGCAGCTTCAGGAGAGCAAGACGTCCGCTGAGCTGGAGGCGCTGAACGGCGGTGAGAACGTCATCGTTGTGCACCACATTGACATGCCCGTTCCACTGCCCGTCCAAGATGGGGGCATCCATCAGGGAACGTAA